A segment of the Chitinophagaceae bacterium genome:
AGGGTAAAGCAAGGTTTGCATACTTTAATGCATTCTTAAAATCGCCATTGGCAGAATATCCTCTTACAAGGCCAACAAGTGTTGTGTATTGATTCGGGTTTTTATCAAAATTCATTTTAAAAACAACCAGTGCTTCTGCAGGTTTCTTCAGCTGTATCAAAGTCCTGGCATATTGATGCAGGTCATTCAGGCTGCCAAACGGAATAGCTTTTTTCATGATTGCAGCGGCTTCATCTTTGCGATCGAGTTTTTCAAGGATCTGTGCTCTTGTACTCCATGCACCAAAAGATCTTTCACCACCGAAATTATTGGTAGAAGAATCTGTCCAAAGTAATGCTTCTTCTAAATTGGTATTGTGCTGCAGACACCATTGTGCTGCCTGGTCCCAGCTTTGCCAGATGAATCCTTTCTCTGTTCTTAATTCATTTCTGAAAGAAGTAATCTGCTCTTTTATATAATCTGTTTCAATTTTAAACGGAATCATCAGCTTCTCCCATTGCAAAGCAACAGTGGCACTGTTTTCAGTTTCATTCATGAATTCATATTTCAGCCATTCAACTGATTTGTCAATTGCAACCGGTTTTACTTTTACACGCAATACATCTTCTTTATCGTTGTAATAATAATGCCCCCATGAAGTAGAGTTGGAAGAGAAGATCAGTGTACATTCAGTTGGATCATAGGCTATAAAAAAACCATACTTGCCTGCCGCTAATTTTTTTCCTTCTATCAGTACATCTGTACTGAACTCGAATATGGTATTTTCATTGGCACCAGCACGCCAGGGGGCTGACTTACTGCTGCCAAAACCCGGATCAGTAAAACCAACCGGAACAAGACCTCCCCATACTTTTCCTTCACGGCCTTTTACACCAGGACGGTCGTAATGAATGGTTACATCTGTTAAGCCGATACGTTCACTTACCGATGCTTTTTTATTTCCACCACTTGGAGTAACCGTTAAAGGAATTTGTGAAAAAGAATTGAATGTAAGGTTGCCTGCAAACAGCAACAGGAAGATTGTTTTTTTCATTATGATAAGTTTTGATTACAACAAGCTATGAAAACTATTGGATGAGCTTTCAGCTTATTGTGACGATTGTATTATTGACAGGATGGACGGAATAACCTGTTAAATGAAAATGAAAAAGCCACTCAACTGAGTGGCTTCCTGTTATTATTCAAAAAATTTATTAAGCTGTTTTTGTTTTCAGTAATCCTGTTTTCAACAATGTATATCCTCCAAAGAATACTGCACAGAAAACAACAGTTGCGTAGAGGCTTCCGGTATAAAAAGGAATGGCTTCAGTGTAAGCAAGCGTTAATCCTGCTGCTGTTTTAGCATAAGGCAGATTGTTGATGTCAAGTCCACCGCCAATCCATACCAGGAAATTACTGATGAAGAAATAAACAGTTGGGCCAACTAATGCACCTAAACCAATCTGCCATGCTTTGCTCTGGTTAATGAAGAAGCCAATAACAGTTAAACCTGCAAATAATATGTAGTTGGTCAACTGTCCGCCATAAAAACCTTTTATAGAAGAAAGACCTAAGCTGTATAATGATTGGTATAATGCATCACTTATAAACATACTGATCAGTGGAAGTGCAAACGCAAATTTCCTGTCCTTAATCACAGAACCGGCAAATAATGCCATGGCAATCTGCGGAGCAAAGCCCAGTGGACGGTTAGGGAGAATGCGGTACAATGCTGCAACAACGATTAGGGCCAGCAATGTGAAAACGATATTTTTATTAAACTTCATAATTCTTGCTTGAGCGACAAAAATAACTAAAAACAAGTCCACAAACTTCATTTTGTGTAACCGGCTTTTTTCCTCAATATGTGGATAAGCCGAAATGAGTTATTTTAGAGGAATGGCAAAACACCTGGAAACTGGTAAAGAAGGGGAAGAAATGGCCGCCGCATGGCTGCTGGGTCAGGGCTTTACCATTCTTCACCGCAACTGGAAGCATTCTTATTTTGAACTGGATGTGATTGCAGAAAGGGAAGGAGTTCTTCACTTTATTGAAGTGAAGACAAGAACAACGGATACTTACGGCCATCCTGAAGAAGGTGTAACGGCAAAAAAACTGGAACGGCTGATGAATGCCGGGGAAGAGTTTCTGAATGTATACCCTGTTTGGGAGAGGATTCACTACGATATTCTCAGCATCCGTTTATATTCCAATAAAGCGCCGGAGTATTTTTTTATTGAAGATGTTTCATAGCCGATAATCATTAGTCGTAAGCCGATAGTGAAACTGATAACTAACTACTGCAAACTATCGGCTATCCACTGCTAATACTTCGGATTTACACCTGTATAACTGAACGGAGTAACCGCTTTCAATTCTTTTTTCACTTCAGCACTTACTTTCAATCCTTTAATAAAATCCTGCATTGTTTTTTGGGTGATGGCTGCATTGCCTCTTGTAAGATCTTTCAATGCTTCGTATGGATTGGGATAATGTTCTCTTCTTAAAATTGTTTGAATGGCTTCAGCCACAACTGCCCAGTTGTTATCCAGGTCCTGTTTGATCTTGTCTTCATTCAGCAGCAATTTGCCCAAACCTTTTTCAATTGATTTCAAGGAAAGAATGGAATGAGCAAAAGGAACGCCGATATTTCTTAAAACAGTTGAATCGGTCAGGTCACGCTGCAATCTTGAAACCGGAAGTTTGGCTGAAAGATGTTCCCACAATGCATTGGCAATACCGAGGTTTCCTTCAGCATTTTCAAAATCAATGGGGTTTACTTTATGCGGCATGGCGCTGCTGCCAATTTCACCTTTCTTGATTTTTTGTTTGAAATAATCCATCGATACGTACGTCCAGATATCACGGCAAAGATCAATTAAGATGGTGTTGATGCGTTTGATGCTGTCCATTTGTGCAGCAAGATTATCGTAATGTTCAATTTGTGTAGTAAACTGCTGACGTTGCAATCCCAATTTCTTTTCTACAAATTCATTCCCGAATTTGATCCAGTCGGTTTTTGGATAAGCCACATGATGTGCATTGAAATTGCCGGTAGCACCACCAAACTTTGCTGTGGTTGGTAACACAGATAATTGCTGCAGTTGATTTTCCAAACGTTCAACATAAACCATGATCTCTTTTCCAAGTTTGGTAGGAGAGGCGGCCTGTCCATGTGTGCGGGCAAGTAGTGGAATATCTTTCCAGTCTTTTGCCAGTGAACGCAAACGGATGAGCAGGTTTGAATAAGCCGGCATCAGTTCATTTTCCAGTGCATCTTTCCATAAACGCGGAATGGCGGTATTGTTGATATCCTGTGAGGTTAAACCAAAATGAATCCATTCTTTGAGCGAAGAAAGTTGCAGAAAATCCAGTTCTTTTTTCAGGAAATATTCCACCGCTTTTACATCATGATTGGTGATGCTTTCGAGGTTTTTGATTTCTGCCGCTTTATCAATTGAAAAAGAGGAGACCACTTCTTTTAATGCTTTCTGCTGCTGGGCTGATAACTTAAAAACTTCTTTTCAGACAGGAAAATAAAATAATCCACTTCCACCTGCACACGGTAACGGATGAGTGCAAACTCAGAAAAATAAAGATCCAGTTGCTGCAGTTGATTGCGGTAACGTCCGTCAATCGGGGAAATGGCTGTAAGGTTTTGAAGTTCCATGAAGAAGTTTATAAAGTTTGTAGTTTCTGGTTGTATACTTTCGGGTGTCAACTTTCACCGGTACAGGTAATTTTGGTTTAAATCCTTTCTGTACAGGCTCAAATAAAAAACCTTTTCTTTGCAGCGCAAAAGTAAATGAATTGAAGAATACCGACGTAACAAAACTCCTGTTGTCGGTTTAATTAGTCGGTATTATGCTTTAGGTTAGATAACGGAAATTATGAGCGAAACGCATAAGATAAAAGTTGGAGCAGTCAGTTATTTAAACACAAAACCCATGATGTATGGGATGAAGTCAGCTGCATTCCTGGAAGCCCATGAGCTGATTCCTGATTACCCGGCGAAAGTGGCTGATATGCTGAAAAGCGGGGCCGTGGATGTGGGTTTGGTGCCTGTGGCTTTGCTGCACGACCTGCCCCAGTATTATATCGTCAGCGATTACTGTATTGCATCTGATTACGAAGTGGCTTCCGTTTGTTTATTCAGCGAAGTGCCGGTTAAAGATTTGACCACTGTTTATCTCGATTACCAGAGCCGAACTTCTGTTGCCCTGGCGAAAGTGCTGATGAAAGAATTCTGGGGTATCAATCCAATACTGGTTGATGCAAAAGATGAAAGCTACCGTACAAAAATCAACGGAACAACAGGTGCTGTTGTAATTGGCGACAGGGCTTTGGAGCAACGCCGTCTCTCAACTTATATCTACGATCTTGCCAATGAATGGCGTGCCATGACCTCTCTGCCATTTGTATTTGCAGTGTGGGTGAGTTTGAAACCCATGAGTGAAGAATGGATCAAGACCTTTAATGCAGCCAATGCCGCTGGTATGCAGAAGCTCGATGAAATTGCAGAAGAGCAGAAATTTTCCTCTTACGATCTAAAGAAATATTATACCAATAATATTAATTACCTGCTGGATGAAGAAAAAAGAAAAGGGATGAATAGATTTCTTGAGTTTTTGAATGTGTAATTAACGGATTAATGAAAAGGTTCCGTTTCTGAACTCTCTGTTTTTTGTTTTAGTGATCGCCAGGTTTTTATCTGATCAAAGTATTTATATTGCATAATGTTTTGTAACCTTTAAAAACAAAAAAGTATGAAAAAACTCATCTCGCCACTTTTATTTATTTCAGCATGTTTTATTTTCTTAATTGCCTGCAAATGGCCCGCTGGACCAGCTGGCGCAACAGGTGCAACTGGCCCTGTCGGACCAACTGGAGCGACAGGAGCAACCGGACCAACTGGTGCAACAGGTGCTACAGGAACTGCTAATGTTATCTATTCAAATTGGATAACAGTAACAAATGCAGAGTGGTCAAATACTGGGCAGCTTGCGACAAGTCATAATAAAGATCTTAGTGCTCCGGGTGTTACTGCTGCAATAGTTAATCAGGGTGTTGTCTTGGTTTATATGTATTTTGATGTTCCAAATACTATAAGATTATTACCCTGGTTTGACGGAACTTTTTTGATATCACATTTTGTAGAGCATGTTCAGGTAGGCACTATCAGGGTAGGCACAAGAAGATTTGATAATGCAGCCTTTGTAAATAATTATGCACCTATTTATTATCGGTATATTTTAATTCCTGGAGGAGTTTCTGGCGGTCGTTATACGTCGGGCCAACTTGCCGGTTATACAGTTGATCAGGTAAAAAGCATGGATTATAAACAAGTAGTTGAACTGCTTAGTATTCCAGACACAGGCACAAATATTAAATAAGTTTATTTATCAGTATTGAAATGCATTCTTAACCAAGAGTGCATTTTTTTTGCCCATTAATAGAAATATAGAAAGAATAAAAAGAAATTTTTTCAGAGAGAATCTGCGTAAGGGGGATAAATCAGCAGCTAACGGATCAATGTAAAGGTTCCATTTCTGAACACATAACTTTCACAACTTGTTTTTGCTTTAATCATGTAGGAAAATACATCCGGGTTCTGTTGAACTCCTTTATACGTTCCATCCCAGCATTTTGTTGGATCCTTTGTATAGAAAACACGTTCACCCCAGCGGTTGAAAATGCTGAATTCAATTTCAAGAATAACACCCCAGTATTTAGTTCCGTAACAGTCATTCACACCATCATTATTTGGTGTAAATGCATTGGGCATCAGGTACCCTCCTTTATTATCAGCATTAACAAGCACTAAGATGCTGTCCGTGTTCATGCATCCGTCTAAATCTGTTCCCGTTACAATATAATTTGTTGTTACAGTGGGAGAAGCTATTGGGTTATAAACAGCCGGATTGTTTAATGTGCCTGCAGGCAACCAACTGTAAATTGTTGCACCGGATGCTGTCAACTGACTCTGGTTAGAGCTGCAATCAATATCGTTTGATTTGGTAAGTGAGAGCAAAGGCAAAGGCAACACGGTCACTGTTGTTGAGAGTGTTGTTGAGTTATGACAGACAGTATCAGTAATCAATACAGAATAGGGAGTTGTTGTTTGTGGAGAAGCTAAGGGGTTTGCTACAGAAGCATTATTAATTGTCGAAGCATTATCCCAGCTGTAAGTATCACCGCCTGATGCAGAAAGCTGAACAGAGTCATTTGTACAGATATCAACAGGCGGATTGATAATAAAATTATTTGCCGAGCGAATATCAACCTGAACAGAATCAATGTTACTGCAATTGTTTGCATCCTTAACCGCTACATAATATTTTGTATTGGAAGATGGAGATGCAACAGGATTCGGAATAAGATTATTATCAAGCGAAGCAGCCGGCGACCATGTATACGATGTCCCTCCGCCTGCACTAAGTTGAAGTGTGGCATTATTACAAAGCAGTGTATCGTTTGTAATTGTAATTACAGGTTTTGGATGAACTGTAATGGTAATACTGTCTTTGGAAATACAACCAAAGCTGTTTGTTCCTGTAACAAAATACTGAGTGGTAGAACCAGGGGCTGCAATTGGGTTTGATATGTTGGGATTTGAGATGCCTGTAGAAGGAGACCAGGTATAGGTTGATGCCCCGGTAGTTGCCAGTTGAGTTTGTGTTCCTTCACAAACAGCAAGATCAGAATTTGTGTTTATGACTGGAGTATCAACAGTAATTTTTACACTGTCTCTTTTAATGTAGACAGGTGAGAAGGATATGTCGTCTAAGGCAAAATCATTTCCAAAAAAGATCGTATTCTTATTGATAATTGAAATCGTAGCAGAAGTGGCATTGCCGGAGTTCCAGGTTGTATAAAATTGATTCCAGTTACAGGGTGGAACACTTGCATTGATAACGCTGCCAAGTGAATTTCCATTAATTGAAAAAGCTAACTGTGCCGGATTAGGATTCGAAATTGAACTGATCCAGGTTGAGAAAGAATAATTTGTATTTGGAGTTACGGTAACGGTGGTTTTCCAAACTTCAAGGTTAGCTATTTCCGAACCGTTTACCAACATCATATTCCCATTACCTGTAGTATGATCAGTACAGGGAAAGTGTGCAGAATACCAAGCCTGCGGACTTGTGCCGACAAAGTACTCAGCATCTTTTGTATTATTACTTGTATAGAAATATTGCGATGAAAAACCTGTATTCCCAGCACTGAAGTTTCCGTTTGTAATCAGGTTACTGCCGTTGCTTTCAGTAGTGAGATAGTATGTTATGGATTGCGTAGCAGAACTTATTGGATTTTGAGCAGAAGGATTATTCAGAAAAGTTGTTGGTGACCAGCAATAGGAAAGAGCCGATGAAGATAACAGCTGCTTGGGTATTCCAATGCAGATGGTCGTGTCATTTGTCAGGATTGTTTGATTATCATTCTGAATTCCAACAGAAATATTTTTTCTGACAGTGTCAATACAGGTGCCATAATCCTGAATCATTACAACCTGGTAATTTCCGGGATTTGTATAGGTATGTAATGCTGTTGATGAACCGGTTGCGGTATTCGTATCACCAAAGTCCCAGGCTATACTGTTGTAAGAGGTTGAAGTTGTTGAGAAAGTAATTGCATTGGGAGAGCATGGATTACGGGAAAAGGAAAAATCGTTTTTAATTGTACAGGGGGCTTGCACGGTTTGGCAACTGCCAACAATAGCTTTTACTTCGTCTTCATTAATTGCTCTGTTATAAATTCTTACATCGTCCATTTCGCCATTGAACCAATAGGGGAACGTAGGGTCATCCATTTTGCCCATAAAGAGATCATGGGTATTACTGAAATTATATCCCGGTGAAAAATTATTTAGAACTAATTGGCAGTTGATATACAGTTTAGCATAGGTTCCATCATAGGTATAAATTACACTTACCCACTCATTTTTTGTTACATATGGAGTATAACCACCAGCTGCTCCTGCGCCGTGCCCCGAGTAGTTTTGATGAATAGTATCGGGAGGTGAATAGGTACAATTTGTGCCATTGCTATACATTTCATCTCCAAATCTCAACCTAAATGTTGTTGTTGGCGCAGCATCTAAGCCCTTCATTAAAATTGCGTTCCCATGGCAAGTACCATAGTAAAAACCAGTTGTTTTTACAAAAGCAGCCAATGTAATACTACTGCTCATGTTTAAAGTGGGACTGTTGGGTATTTGTATGTAGTTGTTGATTCCGTTAAACTTGTAAGCGCTGTTTGGGTTATTAACCCTGTCAGCCGTTAAAGTAGCGTTATTAAAAACCGGATTATTATTATTACCGCTAACATCATTTGCGTTACCATTAAACGGGTAATGGGCCATTAAACCCTGGTTCAGGTTTACTTGCGCAAATAGTGTTTCAGAAGTCAGCAGTAACAGAAATAATAGTCTGATCATAGAGGAGTATAACCAAAAATAGGTATAAAACTGATGCTAATATACCCTTAAGTGTTTATCATTAAATGATCTTTATCAGGCTAAGTTTTTATAAGCACTTTTCAGGCAGAAAACTGTATTGATATAAGTATCGGCGTAAACAAAATAACCATGTACTTTAAGAAAATCAAGAATCTCGGTTTTTTTGATTTCTTTATTGTTTTCTATGAACCCTAATGTCTCAATACAAAAAACCTCCGGCTTGTATTTGCTGAAATCAAGACTTTTCAGAATATCAAAATCTAAGCCTTCTACATCAATAGAAACAAGATTTGGGTGAGGAGAGAAGTATTGCTCAATGATTTCGTTTATGTGAACAAGTTTCATTTTAATGACTTTTTCCACTTTGTGCATACCAATTTCTTCGTTTCCTGTATGTTCCCAGAAGTCTGCTTCTTCTTTTGAGAAAGTATTTAACCCGTTAAACTTCTCTGGAAATGCATAGAAATCTGCTTCTCTTCTTTCACCAAAAGCGACTCCAACATTCAAACAGGTGTCCCTTTTACGTTTCTGCTGTATTTTTTTACAGAGAACCGGGTTTGGCTCCACACAAACTCCCTTGCTGCCCCGCTTATATAATCTGTATGTATTACTTAAGGCAATTGGGTCGTTGGCCCCAATGTCAAGGTAAGTTGGGTTTTGAATATTAAGGTGACTGAACAAATCACTAATAATGATATCTTCGCCACTTTGTGCATAGCTTGATCTGATATGTTTAAATAAGGTTGTGACAAGTATTTTTTTTAGTGTCTTTTTAAAAGAAATTGGCATAAGATTTAAGATTGATTCTCAACTGTAACGAAGATACAGGATGCAGAAGTTTTTGGTTAAAAATTATTCAGTAATTCAAATCTGAGATATCAGTAATATATTATGAAAGAGTTTATCAGAAATATCCTGCAACGATTTGGGTATGACATTATTAAAACTGGTCTGCCTTATTTCCCCAGAAGTAAAAAAAACGGAGTAGTCAATGTTGGGAAATACCCGGTCCAAATGCCCGGGAATAGTATGCAGTTAATCAACTACCGGCTTTACCCTACTCTGAATATTCAGCTTGGACGACTGGCTGTTGCAATTCATAAAAAATATCCAGGCGTGACTGTGATTGATGTTGGTGCCAATGTTGGTGATACAATCGCAGTTCTGAAATCAGCCATCGATCTGCCGGTAATTGCAGTTGAAGGCGATGAGGTATGTTATGAATTTCTGCAACAGAATATTCAACAGTTTCACAATATTTCATTAGTTAAGTCTTATCTCGGAGAGAAATCACAAAGTATTAATGTAAACCTTGAGCATGCAGGGTGGAATACTACAATCATTCCGGAGGAAAAGGGGAGCCGGCAGATTGTATTCAAAACATTGGATGAAATTATCGTAGCCGGTGGTTTTTCCGACCGACAGCTCAAATTACTTAAAGTGGATGTGGAAGGGTTTGATACAATTGTTTTAAGAGGAGCTTCAGAAATCATCCGGAAGCATCGGCCTGTATTATTTTTTGAGTATAACAGAAAAAGCATGAAAGCTATCAATGAAGATGGACTTTCAACCATCCTCTCATTTGAAAAATCAGGCTATGACAAAATTGTTTTTTTTGATCACAAAGGGAACCTTGTTTTAGCTACGGACATGCAGAATAGTGAGGTAATTACATATATGCATAATTACATCTCTTCAGAAAAAAAATCTGTTGGCCTATTATGATATCTGCCTGTTTCACAAGGAAGATAAAGATGTTGCTGAGGATTTTTTAGCTGTGGAAAGAAATTACTTATAATTAATTTTAACGAAGTAGAAAACGAATAAATTAAACCAGATGAAAAAATTAATCATCAATCTTTTGTCAAAAGCGGGATACCAGGTCATTAATAAATCCAAGATCAATTTTTCTGTCAACGATTATCAATATGAAGTGATATTGCCGTATGCAAATTATGCACCGTGGCTGAAGGATACTGAGTTTCAGACTATCTATAAAAAAATAAAGGATCATACACTGGTTGATATGTACCGCTGTTATGAATTGTGGCAGTTAACTGAAGAAATTCATTCGATTGATCCATCAGCCGGTTTCCTGGAAGTAGGTGTTTGGAAAGGAGGCACAGCAGGTGTTCTTGGTAAGAAATTAGCTTTATTGAATTCCGGAGTACCTCTTTATCTGGCCGACACATTTACAGGCATAGTAAAAGCTTCAGAAAAAGATGAGTTTTATAATGGTGGAGAGCATGCGGATACAACTTTTGAAACAGTAGATACATTAATGAAAGGCATTTACAGCAATTATAAAATATTAACCGGGATTTTTCCGAATGATACTGCTCATCAGATTAAACCAGATGAAAAATTCGGGCTTTGCCATATTGATGTTGATGTTTATCAATCAGCTAAAGATATTGTTGAGTGGATATGGGACAGATTGATTATTGGCGGAATGATTGTTTTTGATGATTATGGTTTTCATACAACTACAGGTGTAACAACATATGTGAATGAACAGAAAAACATGTCAGACAGAGCCATCATTTATAATTTAAACGGTCATGCAGTAATTGTTAAAATTAAATAAGCAGTTTGTGTTAATCATTTAATTGCTTCACAATTTTTTCAAACTGCGGCTGGTAACAAAAGTCGTAACCATTTTTTCCTTCGGGAATCACATTGGGACATTCAAAACATACTTCCAGTACACGTTTTACTTTCAGTGCTTCCGCCAAAGCAAACGGGAAGGATTGATTTCCTATGAAAAATTTACTTCCTGCAATTATCTGTGCCATCTCCAGAAAATTAGAAACAGCTTTATATTTTAAAGCAGGTAATACCTGTTTCAGATCCTCATATTCTTCTTTCAGTCCAACGAAAGTAATGTTGGGATAGGCTTTCAGGAAATCATAGCTGATACCGGGCGCCCTGTACCGGAAACTTCTGGCTATTACAATTTCATCTTTGAAAGTGGAGTCCGGTGTAACTGTTAACCAGGGTTTTCCAAGATCAGCAGTGATACCATACATATGAAAATACCAGCGGCAGATATGATTGGTATTATAATCAAAGGGAAATTTTCGGAATTCGTCCAGATCGTAATCAATCCGCTGATCTGTTAATACATCACACACTTCAAATCCCGGCTGAGCCAGTAAAAGCGGGGCCAGCATCTCCACACTTTTCTCTGTCAAGATCTTGCCTTTGTTGGCATGCTTCATGCTTTTTTTATAAAGCGATTTCTGGTTGATCTGGAGGTGCAGATTAATTTTCTTTTCTCCTGCAAGGGCTTTCATGGCTGGGATGGCATAAATAACATCGCCCACCAAACCGAAATGTTTAAAATGAACAGCATCTGCTTCAGTAACGGGGTAGAGGTTGGGCTGGCTCAGCTTCGAAAGTGCTTTTGTGAAAAGTTTTCGTTTCGCCTCCTGCTTGAATACTGCAATATATAGCCGTTCAAAAATGTTCATGCGCTGATTTTCTGGTCGGCTCAAAAATAGCCATTTTACAGCATTGTAAAAGGCTCAGCTTCCGGCGCTCTCATTACTGCATTAAAGGAAATGTGCTAACTTGCCGCCGTTCGATTCTACAGGAAAAATCGCTGTCGGTTGAAACAATCAATAAAGCTTGGCTGTCTTATGCTCAGGAAAATAAACTTACTGTTTTACTATCTGTTCAGGTATCCTGCCTATAAAATTCGGTTGGGCAAAATTGGTTCTTCCACCCGTTTGATTAATCCGAAAATCGACGGGCATTCCCGCATTTTTATTGGTTCAAAAGTATACATCAGCGATAAAGGCTGGCTGGCCTGTGAGCCGCTTACAGGTGATGAGAATTGCAGTCTTACCATTGGTGACGGTACTTATATTGGCAGATTCAGTCATATTTATTCTACTTCTAAAATTGAGATCGGAAAGAAAGTGCTGATGGCAGATAAGGTTTATCTGAGCGATAACCTGCACAGCTATCAGAATATTGATCTGCCGGTTATTGATCAACCTATACGGCAAACAAACCCTGTGATGATTGGTGACGGTGCGTGGATAGGAGAGAATGTTTGTGTAATTGGCGCCAGTGTGGGTAAGAACAGTGTGATTGGTGCCAATTCAGTGGTGACAAAAGATATTCCTGATTACTGTATTGCTGTTGGTTCACCCGCCATCATCATCAAGCGTTATAATTTTGATACGAAGCAATGGTGCATGACAGATAAAGAAGGACAGTTCATTTAAGTATAAGACGAATGAGTAAAACAATATTAATTACAGGAGGCGCAGGTTTTATCGGTTCGAATCTTGCTTTGCATCTGCTTCAGCATGGATATGAAGTAACGGTGCTGGATAACCTGAGTGAACAGATTCATGGTGCAGATCCTGCAACAACTTCTCCGTTATATACTTCCATTAAGGACAATGTTCATTTTATAAATGGAACCGTTACATCGGTTGAAGACTGGAAGGAAGCAATTGCTGATAATGAAACAATCGTTCATCTCGCTGCTGAAACAGGCACCGGACAATCCATGTACCAGATCAGTAAATATGTGGATGTGAATATTGGCGGTACTGCCATTCTCTTAGACATCCTGGCGAATAATCAAACAAGTGTAAAGAAAGTAGTGATTGCTTCATCGAGAGCAATTTATGGGGAAGGGAAGTACTTCTCAAAAGAACTTGGTGTTGTATATCCTGAACACAGAACATCAGCTTTGATGGATGCAGGAAATTTTGAAGTAACCTATCCAGGTGCAATTGAACCTTTGCAGTTAATTGCAACAGATGAGGAATCAAAAATTCATCCATCATCTGTATATGGTATAACAAAATACAATCAGGAG
Coding sequences within it:
- a CDS encoding FkbM family methyltransferase — encoded protein: MKEFIRNILQRFGYDIIKTGLPYFPRSKKNGVVNVGKYPVQMPGNSMQLINYRLYPTLNIQLGRLAVAIHKKYPGVTVIDVGANVGDTIAVLKSAIDLPVIAVEGDEVCYEFLQQNIQQFHNISLVKSYLGEKSQSINVNLEHAGWNTTIIPEEKGSRQIVFKTLDEIIVAGGFSDRQLKLLKVDVEGFDTIVLRGASEIIRKHRPVLFFEYNRKSMKAINEDGLSTILSFEKSGYDKIVFFDHKGNLVLATDMQNSEVITYMHNYISSEKKSVGLL
- a CDS encoding menaquinone biosynthesis protein, whose translation is MSETHKIKVGAVSYLNTKPMMYGMKSAAFLEAHELIPDYPAKVADMLKSGAVDVGLVPVALLHDLPQYYIVSDYCIASDYEVASVCLFSEVPVKDLTTVYLDYQSRTSVALAKVLMKEFWGINPILVDAKDESYRTKINGTTGAVVIGDRALEQRRLSTYIYDLANEWRAMTSLPFVFAVWVSLKPMSEEWIKTFNAANAAGMQKLDEIAEEQKFSSYDLKKYYTNNINYLLDEEKRKGMNRFLEFLNV
- a CDS encoding gliding motility-associated C-terminal domain-containing protein; amino-acid sequence: MIRLLFLLLLTSETLFAQVNLNQGLMAHYPFNGNANDVSGNNNNPVFNNATLTADRVNNPNSAYKFNGINNYIQIPNSPTLNMSSSITLAAFVKTTGFYYGTCHGNAILMKGLDAAPTTTFRLRFGDEMYSNGTNCTYSPPDTIHQNYSGHGAGAAGGYTPYVTKNEWVSVIYTYDGTYAKLYINCQLVLNNFSPGYNFSNTHDLFMGKMDDPTFPYWFNGEMDDVRIYNRAINEDEVKAIVGSCQTVQAPCTIKNDFSFSRNPCSPNAITFSTTSTSYNSIAWDFGDTNTATGSSTALHTYTNPGNYQVVMIQDYGTCIDTVRKNISVGIQNDNQTILTNDTTICIGIPKQLLSSSALSYCWSPTTFLNNPSAQNPISSATQSITYYLTTESNGSNLITNGNFSAGNTGFSSQYFYTSNNTKDAEYFVGTSPQAWYSAHFPCTDHTTGNGNMMLVNGSEIANLEVWKTTVTVTPNTNYSFSTWISSISNPNPAQLAFSINGNSLGSVINASVPPCNWNQFYTTWNSGNATSATISIINKNTIFFGNDFALDDISFSPVYIKRDSVKITVDTPVINTNSDLAVCEGTQTQLATTGASTYTWSPSTGISNPNISNPIAAPGSTTQYFVTGTNSFGCISKDSITITVHPKPVITITNDTLLCNNATLQLSAGGGTSYTWSPAASLDNNLIPNPVASPSSNTKYYVAVKDANNCSNIDSVQVDIRSANNFIINPPVDICTNDSVQLSASGGDTYSWDNASTINNASVANPLASPQTTTPYSVLITDTVCHNSTTLSTTVTVLPLPLLSLTKSNDIDCSSNQSQLTASGATIYSWLPAGTLNNPAVYNPIASPTVTTNYIVTGTDLDGCMNTDSILVLVNADNKGGYLMPNAFTPNNDGVNDCYGTKYWGVILEIEFSIFNRWGERVFYTKDPTKCWDGTYKGVQQNPDVFSYMIKAKTSCESYVFRNGTFTLIR
- a CDS encoding DUF2911 domain-containing protein, with the translated sequence MKKTIFLLLFAGNLTFNSFSQIPLTVTPSGGNKKASVSERIGLTDVTIHYDRPGVKGREGKVWGGLVPVGFTDPGFGSSKSAPWRAGANENTIFEFSTDVLIEGKKLAAGKYGFFIAYDPTECTLIFSSNSTSWGHYYYNDKEDVLRVKVKPVAIDKSVEWLKYEFMNETENSATVALQWEKLMIPFKIETDYIKEQITSFRNELRTEKGFIWQSWDQAAQWCLQHNTNLEEALLWTDSSTNNFGGERSFGAWSTRAQILEKLDRKDEAAAIMKKAIPFGSLNDLHQYARTLIQLKKPAEALVVFKMNFDKNPNQYTTLVGLVRGYSANGDFKNALKYANLALPLAPDQQNKTFLQGMIDKLKAGKDANQ
- a CDS encoding FkbM family methyltransferase, with translation MPISFKKTLKKILVTTLFKHIRSSYAQSGEDIIISDLFSHLNIQNPTYLDIGANDPIALSNTYRLYKRGSKGVCVEPNPVLCKKIQQKRKRDTCLNVGVAFGERREADFYAFPEKFNGLNTFSKEEADFWEHTGNEEIGMHKVEKVIKMKLVHINEIIEQYFSPHPNLVSIDVEGLDFDILKSLDFSKYKPEVFCIETLGFIENNKEIKKTEILDFLKVHGYFVYADTYINTVFCLKSAYKNLA
- a CDS encoding YraN family protein encodes the protein MAKHLETGKEGEEMAAAWLLGQGFTILHRNWKHSYFELDVIAEREGVLHFIEVKTRTTDTYGHPEEGVTAKKLERLMNAGEEFLNVYPVWERIHYDILSIRLYSNKAPEYFFIEDVS